GGTGCTGCTGACCGTCCCCGACGACGCCCTGCCCGGGCTTGTCGAGGGCCTCGCCGAGACCGGGGCCGTGCGGCCGGGCCAGCTGCTGGTGCACACCTCCGGACGGTACGGCGCGAAGGTCCTGGACCCCGCCCTGCGCGCGGGCGCGCTGCCACTGGCCCTGCACCCGGCGATGACCTTCACCGGCACCCCCGTGGACGTCCAGCGCCTGGCCGGATGCTCCTTCGGCGTCACCGCGCCCGACGAACTGCGGCTGGCCGCCGAGGCCCTCGTCATCGAGATGGGCGGCGAACCCGAGTGGATCGCCGAGGAGAACCGCCCGCTCTACCACGCTGCCCTCGCCCTGGGCGCCAACCACCTGGTGACGCTGGTCGCCCAGTCCCTGGAGCTGCTGCGCACGGCCGGTGTCGCGGCCCCCGACCGGATGCTCGGCCCCCTCCTCGGCGCCGCCCTCGACAACGCCCTGCGTTCCGGTGACGCGGCCCTCACCGGCCCCGTCGCGCGCGGGGACGCCGGCACGGTCGCCGCCCATGTCCAACAGCTGCGCGAGCACGCCCCGCAGGCCGTCGCCGGCTACCTGGCGATGGCGCGCGCGACGGCGGACCGGGCGCTCGCCCACGGACTGCTGAAGCCGGAACTCGCGGAGGACCTCCTCGGGGTACTCGCCGACGGGACCGACGGCACCGAAGGGGACGCCCGATGACCACAGCGCTGCTGCGCACCGCCGGCGAACTGCACGCACGCGCGCGCGTGGGCCGCCGTGCCGTCGTCATGACCATGGGCGCCCTGCACGAGGGCCACGCCACCCTGATCCGCACCGCGCGCGAGATCGCCGGCCCGGACGGCGAGGTCGTGGTCACCGTCTTCGTGAACCCCTTGCAGTTCGGCAAGGGCGAGGACCTCGACCGCTACCCGCGCACGCTGGACGCCGACGTCAAGATCGCCGAACAGTCCGGCGCCGACGCGGTGTTCGCCCCGGCCGTCGAGGAGGTCTACCCGGGCGGCGAGCCCCAGGTCCGGATCAGCGCCGGTCCCATGGGGGAGCGCTTGGAAGGCGCCTCCCGCCCCGGCCACTTCGACGGCATGCTCACCGTCGTCGCCAAGCTGCTGCACCTCACCCGCCCCGATGTGGCGCTGTACGGACAGAAGGACGCCCAGCAACTCGCCCTGATCCGGCGCATGGTGCGGGACCTGAACTTCGGCATAGAGATCGTCGGCGTCCCGACCGTGCGCGAGGAGGACGGCCTGGCCCTGTCCAGCCGCAACCGCTACCTCTCGCCCGCCGAGCGGCGCACCGCGCTCGCGCTGTCCCAGGCGCTGTTCGCGGGCCGCGACCGGCACGCCGCGCAGGAGGCACTGCGCGCGCGGGCGCGCGAAGTGCCCGCCACACACGCGCGAGCCGAGGCCCTCAGCGCCCTGGGCGAGTCCCGCGCGGCGGCCGACGCCCACGCCGTCGCGAAGGCGCTCCCGGGCGCCCCGTCGGCCGTCCGCGCGGCCGCCCGCCTGGTCCTCGACGAGGCCGCCCGCCTCGACCCGCCCCTGGCCCTGGACTACCTGGCCCTGGTCGACCCGTCCGACTTCACCGAGATCGAGGACGACTTCACCGGCGAGGCCGTTCTCGCCGTCGCAGCCCGGGTCGGGACGACCCGGTTGATCGACAACATCCCCCTCACCTTCGGAGCCGCCTCGTGACCAGCACAGGCATACGACTGCACGCGCCCGCGCCCGGGTGGAACATCGACGCGGACGTGGTCGTCGTCGGCTCCGGAGTCGCCGGCCTGACCGCGGCCCTGCGCTGCGAGGCTGCCGGCCTGAGGACGGTCGTCGTCACCAAGGCCCGCCTCGACGACGGCTCCACCCGCTGGGCGCAGGGCGGCATCGCCGCGGCCCTGGGCGAGGGCGACACCCCCGAACAGCACCTGGACGACACGCTGGTGGCGGGCGTGGGCCTGTGCGACGAGGAGGCCGTACGGATCCTCGTCACGGAGGGCCCCGCCGCCGTCCGCCGCCTCATCGAGACCGGCGCCCACTTCGACGAGTCCGCCGAAGGACGGCTGGAACTCACCCGCGAGGGCGGCCACCACCGCCGCCGTATCGCGCACGCCGGCGGCGACGCGACCGGCGCGGAGATCTCCCGGGCGCTCGTCGAGGCCGTACGCGCGCGTGGCGTGCGTGCGATCGAGAACGCGCTGGTCCTCGACCTGCTCACGGACGCCGACGGCCGCACCGCGGGCGTCACCCTGCACGTCATGGGCGAGGGCCAGCACGACGGCGTGGGAGCCGTGCACGCCCCCGCGGTCGTCCTCGCCACCGGCGGCATGGGCCAGGTGTTCTCCGCGACCACCAACCCGTCCGTGTCGACGGGCGACGGCGTGGCGCTCGCCCTGCGTGCGGGCGCGGAGGTCTCGGACCTGGAATTCGTGCAGTTCCACCCCACCGTGCTGTTCCTCGGCCCGGACGCGGAGGGCCAGCAGCCCCTGGTCTCCGAGGCCGTACGCGGCGAGGGCGCCCACCTCGTCGACGCCGACGGCGTGCGCTTCATGGTCGGGCAGCACGAGCTCGCCGAGTTGGCCCCCCGGGACATCGTCGCCAAGGGCATCATGCGCCGTATGCAGGAGCAGGGCGCCGAGCACATGTTCCTCGACGCCCGGCACTTCGGCGCCGACATGTGGGAGCACCGCTTCCCGACGATCCTCGCCGCCTGCCGTGCCCACGGCATCGACCCCGTCCACGAGCCCATCCCGATCGCCCCGGCCGCCCACTACGCCTCCGGCGGCGTCCGCACCGACCCCCACGGCCGTACGACCGTCCCCGGCCTGTACGCGTGCGGCGAGGTCGCCTGCACCGGCGTGCACGGCGCGAACCGGCTCGCGTCGAACTCCCTCCTGGAGGGCCTGGTCTACGCCGAGCGCATCGTCGCCGACATCGCCGGCAGCCGCGCGGAAAACGGCCTCCACGCGCGCGTACCCGCACCCGTCGAGCACCCCGAGAAGCCCGCGCACCCCCTGCTCGAACCCGAGGCCCGCTTCGCGATCCAGCGGATCATGACCGAGGGCGCGGCCGTCCTGCGCTCGGCCGGGTCCCTGGCGACCGCGGCGGACGCCCTCCAGCGGCTGCACACCGACGCCCGTGACGCCCTCGACGAGAACGGCAAGACGGCCGAGCCCGGCGTCGACACCTGGGAGGCCACCAACCTCCTGTGCGTGGCCCGCGTCCTGGTCGCCGCCGCGCGCCTGCGTGAGGAGACCCGCGGCTGCCACTGGCGCGAGGACCACGCCGACCGGGACGACACGACGTGGCGCCGCCACATCGTCGTACGGCTGAATCCGGACCGGACGCTGGCGGTACACACCACGGACACTCCAGACTTCCCCCCGACCCGGCAGCAGCACCGTCCCCAGGAGCAGTGACAGAAGTGAGCACCCCCGACCTCCCCCTCGCGCCGACCGGAGGCTGCGGCGACGGCTGTGCCTGTGGCGCTGCCTCCGACACGGTGGATGAGCAATACCTGGAGTGCGGGCTCGACCCCGCGCTCGCCCAGCTCCTGGCCGACGCCGGACTCGACCCCGTGGAGGTCGAGGACATCGCCAACGTCGCCATCCAGGAGGACCTCGCCCACGGCGTGGACGTGACGACCGTCGCGACCATCCCCGAGGACGCCGTCGCCACCGCCGACTTCACCGCGCGCGAGGCAGGCGTCGTGGCCGGCCTGAGGGTCGCCGAAGCGGTCGTCTCGATCGTCTGTACGGACGAGTTCGAGGTCGAGCGCCATGTGGAGGACGGCGACCGCGTGGAGGCCGGGCAGAAGCTCCTGTCGGTCACCACGCGCACGCGTGACCTGCTGACGGCCGAACGCAGCGCCCTCAACCTCCTGTGTCGCCTGTCGGGCATCGCGACCGCCACGCGCGCGTGGGCGGACGCCCTGGAGGGCACCAAGGCCCGGGTGCGGGACACCCGCAAGACGACGCCGGGACTGCGCTCCCTGGAGAAGTACGCGGTGCGGTGCGGCGGCGGCGTCAACCACCGCATGTCGTTGTCCGACGCGGCCCTGGTCAAGGACAACCACGTGGTCGCCGCGGGCGGAGTCGCGCAGGCATTCAAGGCCGTACGGGAGGCCTTCCCGGACGTACCGGTCGAGGTCGAGGTCGACACCCTCCACCAGCTGCGCGAGGTCGTCGACGCGGGCGCCGACCTGATCCTGCTGGACAACTTCGCGCCGGGCGACTGCGAGGAGGCGGTGGCCATCGTCCACGGCCGCTCGGCGCTGGAGGCCTCGGGCCGCCTGACCCTGGAGAACGCGCGCGCGTACGCCGACACGGGCGTCGACTACCTCGCCGTAGGGGCCCTGACCCACTCCTCGCCGATCCTGGACATCGGCCTGGACCTGCGCGAGGCGGAGTAGTCGGCATGCTCCTCACGATCGACGTAGGCAACACGCACACGGTTCTGGGCCTGTTCGACGGCGAGGACATCGTCGAGCACTGGCGGATCTCGACGGACGCGCGCCGCACGGCGGACGAGCTGGCGGTGCTGTTGCAGGGCCTGATGGGCATGCACCCGCTCCT
The nucleotide sequence above comes from Streptomyces sp. NL15-2K. Encoded proteins:
- the panC gene encoding pantoate--beta-alanine ligase — protein: MTTALLRTAGELHARARVGRRAVVMTMGALHEGHATLIRTAREIAGPDGEVVVTVFVNPLQFGKGEDLDRYPRTLDADVKIAEQSGADAVFAPAVEEVYPGGEPQVRISAGPMGERLEGASRPGHFDGMLTVVAKLLHLTRPDVALYGQKDAQQLALIRRMVRDLNFGIEIVGVPTVREEDGLALSSRNRYLSPAERRTALALSQALFAGRDRHAAQEALRARAREVPATHARAEALSALGESRAAADAHAVAKALPGAPSAVRAAARLVLDEAARLDPPLALDYLALVDPSDFTEIEDDFTGEAVLAVAARVGTTRLIDNIPLTFGAAS
- a CDS encoding DUF2520 domain-containing protein; the encoded protein is MSTVHQPDPKDRPARLTVGVIGAGRVGPALAASLQLAGHRPVAASGVSEASRKRAAELLPDVPIVPPAEVMKRADLVLLTVPDDALPGLVEGLAETGAVRPGQLLVHTSGRYGAKVLDPALRAGALPLALHPAMTFTGTPVDVQRLAGCSFGVTAPDELRLAAEALVIEMGGEPEWIAEENRPLYHAALALGANHLVTLVAQSLELLRTAGVAAPDRMLGPLLGAALDNALRSGDAALTGPVARGDAGTVAAHVQQLREHAPQAVAGYLAMARATADRALAHGLLKPELAEDLLGVLADGTDGTEGDAR
- a CDS encoding L-aspartate oxidase, which codes for MTSTGIRLHAPAPGWNIDADVVVVGSGVAGLTAALRCEAAGLRTVVVTKARLDDGSTRWAQGGIAAALGEGDTPEQHLDDTLVAGVGLCDEEAVRILVTEGPAAVRRLIETGAHFDESAEGRLELTREGGHHRRRIAHAGGDATGAEISRALVEAVRARGVRAIENALVLDLLTDADGRTAGVTLHVMGEGQHDGVGAVHAPAVVLATGGMGQVFSATTNPSVSTGDGVALALRAGAEVSDLEFVQFHPTVLFLGPDAEGQQPLVSEAVRGEGAHLVDADGVRFMVGQHELAELAPRDIVAKGIMRRMQEQGAEHMFLDARHFGADMWEHRFPTILAACRAHGIDPVHEPIPIAPAAHYASGGVRTDPHGRTTVPGLYACGEVACTGVHGANRLASNSLLEGLVYAERIVADIAGSRAENGLHARVPAPVEHPEKPAHPLLEPEARFAIQRIMTEGAAVLRSAGSLATAADALQRLHTDARDALDENGKTAEPGVDTWEATNLLCVARVLVAAARLREETRGCHWREDHADRDDTTWRRHIVVRLNPDRTLAVHTTDTPDFPPTRQQHRPQEQ
- the nadC gene encoding carboxylating nicotinate-nucleotide diphosphorylase, with product MSTPDLPLAPTGGCGDGCACGAASDTVDEQYLECGLDPALAQLLADAGLDPVEVEDIANVAIQEDLAHGVDVTTVATIPEDAVATADFTAREAGVVAGLRVAEAVVSIVCTDEFEVERHVEDGDRVEAGQKLLSVTTRTRDLLTAERSALNLLCRLSGIATATRAWADALEGTKARVRDTRKTTPGLRSLEKYAVRCGGGVNHRMSLSDAALVKDNHVVAAGGVAQAFKAVREAFPDVPVEVEVDTLHQLREVVDAGADLILLDNFAPGDCEEAVAIVHGRSALEASGRLTLENARAYADTGVDYLAVGALTHSSPILDIGLDLREAE